From the genome of Virgibacillus siamensis, one region includes:
- the ebgA gene encoding beta-galactosidase subunit alpha — translation MREFKVWEDITITDKNRMKPRAFFHSYPDKQSALYMEPSYTHNFKSLNGYWHFLFLDAPEYSPLGFELEDFDSSDWDQINVPSNWQMEGYGDMHYSDLWYNFPIRPPYVPSKNPTGIYKRNFTMDAEWLEQNVILRFQGVDSAFHLWVNGKEVGYSKGARMTTEFDVSSYVRVGKNEVTVRVYQWSDGTYLEDQDMWWLSGIFRDVDLYTQPKKGIDDFIIDTNLRDNYTTGELTVSGIIRGIPEGLTITYELIDDKFQSVVNGQQQLSEQFMITEKVNQPRLWSAEDPNLYTLLLKIKQKDTVLEVISQHVGFRQIERKGKTFTVNGVAIKLKGVNRHDFHPVTGRVVSKENIIDDIRLMKQHNINAIRTSHYPNSPFLYEMCDRYGMYVIDEADIECHGFELTNNYSWITDNPAWENVYVDRLERMVQRDKNHPSIIMWSLGNESGFGHNFLQMAKRCKQLDSSRLVHYEGDTNAQVTDVYSTMYTWLESPTRSRRTMQHIIDTTEKPHIHCEYGHAMGNGPGGLKEYQELVYAHEHLQGGFIWEWYDHGIESKDEKGNVFFRYGGDFGDDPSNGNFCIDGLIMPDRTPSPALMEYKKVIEPVHTHDVSLEQGIIQVENKYDFISLEHLTLHYAVEKNGQPIQTGSYDLTDIPAGNSKQITLDYNLSFLKSLNEAGPDYLLTISYVTKRDYNWGTQGQQLATAQFTLPIETDTLILSPKGVFQVENSPNNLRVTSEETEVTFDTVNGRMTSWKKDGIQVVEEGPKLQFWRAPIDNDMYILKDYKEKYFMHLWHEMVDSFEYKQNDRTVDIIVKTVNGTTNSSWYYYCIYEYRIYANGDILFNVSGTPKGMIENAPEMIPRIGVEMRVNKECENVRWYGRGPGESYSDSKQANLVGVYKKTVKEMFTNYVKPQENGNHTDTHWASLVNRNGIGLMAASNSLFDFGASFYEISDLENAKHTIDLNHRNYIVLHLDKKQNGLGSNSCGQNQLEKYRCKFEPFTFQLKLSVYSNKETSDDIKGLERLE, via the coding sequence GTGAGGGAATTTAAAGTTTGGGAAGATATTACCATAACAGATAAAAACAGAATGAAACCAAGAGCGTTTTTTCATTCCTATCCTGATAAGCAATCTGCCCTTTATATGGAACCATCTTATACACATAACTTTAAAAGCTTAAATGGGTATTGGCATTTTTTATTTTTGGATGCACCAGAATATTCCCCGTTGGGTTTCGAATTGGAGGATTTCGATAGTAGTGATTGGGATCAGATAAATGTTCCAAGCAATTGGCAAATGGAAGGGTATGGGGATATGCACTATTCAGATTTATGGTATAACTTTCCGATTCGTCCACCGTATGTGCCTTCCAAAAATCCAACTGGGATTTATAAGCGTAATTTTACGATGGATGCAGAGTGGTTGGAACAAAATGTTATTTTGCGGTTTCAAGGTGTTGATTCCGCTTTTCATTTGTGGGTTAACGGTAAGGAAGTTGGCTATAGTAAAGGTGCTAGAATGACAACAGAATTTGACGTCAGTTCGTATGTAAGAGTTGGGAAAAATGAGGTTACTGTTCGGGTTTATCAATGGTCGGATGGTACGTATCTGGAAGATCAGGATATGTGGTGGTTAAGTGGTATATTTAGGGATGTTGATTTGTATACGCAGCCTAAAAAAGGTATCGACGATTTTATAATTGATACTAATTTAAGAGACAACTATACAACTGGGGAATTAACTGTTTCTGGTATAATACGTGGAATTCCAGAGGGGCTGACTATTACTTATGAATTAATAGATGATAAGTTTCAAAGCGTAGTAAATGGACAACAACAATTATCCGAACAATTTATGATTACGGAAAAAGTCAATCAGCCAAGGTTATGGAGTGCCGAGGACCCAAATTTGTACACATTGTTATTAAAAATTAAACAGAAAGATACGGTCCTTGAAGTAATTTCGCAACATGTTGGCTTCCGTCAAATCGAGCGGAAAGGAAAAACGTTTACAGTAAATGGTGTGGCAATCAAACTTAAAGGAGTTAACCGTCATGATTTTCATCCGGTGACAGGGCGTGTTGTATCGAAGGAAAACATTATTGATGATATCCGTCTAATGAAACAACATAACATTAATGCAATACGTACTTCACATTATCCTAACTCTCCATTTTTATATGAGATGTGTGATAGGTATGGTATGTATGTGATTGATGAGGCAGACATCGAATGTCATGGATTTGAGTTGACCAATAATTATAGTTGGATAACCGATAATCCAGCATGGGAAAATGTTTATGTTGATAGACTGGAAAGGATGGTTCAAAGGGATAAAAATCATCCATCGATTATTATGTGGTCTTTAGGGAATGAATCAGGGTTTGGCCATAATTTCTTGCAGATGGCAAAACGTTGCAAGCAATTGGATTCAAGCCGTCTGGTTCATTATGAAGGTGATACTAATGCTCAAGTGACGGATGTATATTCGACTATGTATACGTGGCTGGAATCACCAACCAGAAGTCGAAGGACAATGCAACATATTATTGATACAACGGAAAAACCGCATATTCATTGTGAATATGGTCATGCGATGGGGAATGGCCCCGGTGGTTTAAAGGAATATCAGGAACTTGTTTATGCACATGAGCATCTACAAGGTGGATTTATTTGGGAATGGTATGATCATGGAATTGAGTCAAAAGATGAAAAGGGAAATGTATTTTTTCGTTACGGAGGTGATTTTGGTGACGATCCATCGAATGGAAATTTCTGTATTGATGGATTAATTATGCCCGATCGCACTCCTTCTCCGGCGTTAATGGAATATAAAAAAGTCATTGAACCTGTACATACGCATGACGTAAGCTTAGAGCAGGGGATAATACAAGTTGAAAATAAATATGATTTTATTTCGTTAGAACATTTGACATTACATTACGCTGTTGAGAAAAATGGTCAACCGATACAAACAGGAAGTTATGATTTAACCGACATTCCAGCAGGAAATAGCAAGCAGATAACGTTGGACTATAATCTCTCATTTTTGAAAAGTTTAAATGAGGCAGGTCCGGACTACTTGCTTACTATTTCCTATGTTACCAAACGTGATTATAACTGGGGTACGCAAGGTCAACAATTGGCGACAGCACAATTTACGTTACCAATTGAAACCGATACGTTAATTTTATCGCCAAAAGGGGTATTTCAGGTAGAAAATTCCCCCAATAACCTTAGGGTTACTAGTGAAGAAACCGAAGTTACATTTGATACTGTAAATGGAAGAATGACTTCCTGGAAAAAGGATGGTATTCAAGTTGTGGAAGAAGGTCCGAAACTGCAATTTTGGAGAGCTCCCATTGATAATGATATGTACATTTTAAAAGATTATAAGGAAAAGTACTTTATGCATTTATGGCATGAAATGGTTGACTCCTTCGAATATAAACAAAACGATAGAACGGTAGATATAATTGTAAAAACTGTTAATGGAACAACGAATTCCTCATGGTATTACTATTGCATCTATGAATACCGTATTTATGCAAATGGTGATATTTTATTCAATGTCTCCGGTACCCCAAAAGGAATGATTGAAAATGCACCGGAAATGATTCCGAGAATAGGTGTCGAAATGCGAGTTAATAAAGAATGTGAAAACGTTCGCTGGTATGGTAGAGGTCCAGGCGAATCCTATTCTGATTCAAAACAGGCAAATCTAGTGGGAGTTTACAAGAAAACTGTTAAAGAGATGTTTACAAATTATGTAAAACCGCAAGAAAATGGAAACCACACCGATACACACTGGGCATCATTGGTAAATCGCAATGGAATTGGACTAATGGCTGCAAGTAATTCATTGTTTGATTTCGGAGCTTCATTTTATGAGATATCTGATTTGGAAAATGCAAAACATACTATTGATTTAAACCATAGAAATTATATTGTACTTCATTTAGATAAGAAGCAAAATGGATTGGGTTCGAATTCATGCGGTCAAAATCAACTAGAAAAATATAGATGTAAATTTGAACCTTTTACTTTTCAACTGAAACTGTCGGTGTATTCTAATAAAGAAACCAGTGATGATATAAAAGGTCTGGAAAGGCTTGAATAA